The region ACTGGCAGTATTTCACTTGGCTTGGCGGCGATCATATTTGCGAGCAACATATTCACAGCCTCGACAAAGCCGCTTGGGCGATGCACGATGAGCCGCCGACGAGCGTCGTGGCCTTGGGCGGCCGACAATTGCTGCAAGGCGAAGACTACGGCAATATCTACGACCACTTTGCCTCGACCTTCGAATATGCTGATGGCACGCAACTGTTTTCGAACTGCTGCCAGATCGCCGGCGTCGACGTCGATATTACGGACACGTTCATCGGCACCCAAGGTGTATGTGAAACGCAAATGCACAAGCACGAAATCAAGGGCAGCTATCCTTGGAAGCACCGGGCCAAATATCCCAGCATGTATCAGGTGGAACACAACGAAATGTTCGCCGCGATTCGCCGCGGCGAGCCGATCGACAACGGCACTTTCATGGTGCGTAGCAATTTAATGGCGATCATGGCACGCCTGTCGGCCTACACCGGCAAGAAAATCACTTGGGAACAAGCGATGAACTCACAAGAAAACCTGTCGCCGGCGAAGTACGAGCTTGGTCCAGCGTCGGTGGCGCCCGTGGCCATGCCTGGGGTGACAAAGTTTGTGTAAGCTGCACTCGTCAAAAAACTTACCTACTCAACGGCCGCGGATGAATGTCCGCGGACAACATCAATCTAGAACTTCCCCTCGGAGTACTCCCATGAATCGAATTGCAATACCGTTCGCAATCCTCACAGTGTTTTCCGCTGCTCGCTTGTTTGCCGCTGAAAGTGATGCGGTGAAGCCTCTCAAAGTTCTCTACATCACCGGCGGCGTCTATCACGACTACGAAAAACTTACACCGCTGCTCACGGATGGCATGAAAAAGCACGCCAACGTCGAGTTCGACATTAAATGGGGCCTCGATGCCATCCGCGACAAGAAGCTCGGCGAAGGCTACGATTCCATCGTCTACAACATCTGTTACGGAGAGGACAACGACCCGCCGCTCATTGAGAATTTCCTCCGCGTCACCCGTGAAGGCAAGCCAACGGTGCTGGTTCATTGCTCGATGCACTGTTTTAGGGCTTCCGATGCCTGGACCGAATGCTGCGGCATGCGCACGCGGCGCCACGATCCGTACCGCGCCTTCGGCACCGAGAAAGTGACCGCCGAACATCCAGCGATTAAGCAATTTCCCGACGATTGGAAAACTCCAGGCGACGAGCTCTATCAAACGATCAATTTGCCTGAAACTTCCACACCGCTGCTACGATCAACGCGGCTCGACGAGAACGGGAAAAAGAGTACCGTCTGCTGGGTTCATAAGTACGGAAAAGCCAACGTGTTTGGCACGACGCTGGGGCACGACATCAAGACGTGCGAGCAAGACGACTACCATCGCCTGCTCGCTCACGGATTGCTGTGGTCCTGCGGCAAGCTCGACGAAAATGGCAAGCCAAAGGCCGGGTATGCCGCTGCCAAATAGCCCTACTCGTGCCGTAGGGCTTCGATCGGATCCATCGCGGCCGCCCGCATCGCCGGATAAAGGCCGAACACGACGCCGACGGCCATCGAGATGCCAAACGCCAGCGGGATCGACCAAGGCACGACAACCGGGGCCACGTCTCGAACGACTTCCGGCAGGTTCTGCATCGCCTGCGGGAACGCCGATTCCAACAGACTGCGGCCCCAATTGACCAGCGGGCGGCAGGTGAATCCGCCCAGAATCCCCGTCAAACCGCCGACGATCGACAGCAACACGGTTTCCACGAGGAACTGCCTTGTAATGTCGCGGCGCTTGGCGCCGAGCGCTCTGCGAATGCCGATTTCACGCGTCCGCTCGGTCACCGTGGCCAGCATGATGTTCATAATGCCGATTCCGCCAACGACCAGCGAAATCGCCGCGATGATTCCCATGAACACGATGAACATCAGCCGCGTCGTCTTGGCTTGTTCGAGCAGTTCCAACGGCACAACGACGGCGTAATCGTCGTCTTTGTGCTTGAGCCGCAGCGTATTTTCGACCGCTTTAGCGGTTTCGAGCACGTTCTCGACATTGTTGATTCGCAACGTAACCTGGCTGAGTTGCACGATTTCACCTTCCATCGAGCCTGCGCGGCGTGTTACGACGGTGTCGCCGATGCGCTTCCACAGCGTCGTGATCGGAATGTAGACGTCGTTGTCGAAATCCTGCGCCGCCAGCGAGCCGCCGATTCCGGCCGAAGCGGTTCGTTTTTTCATGACGCCGACAACGCGGTAATAGTCCTCGTCGACGTGAATCGACTTGCCAATCGGATCTTCGAAGCGGAATAATCGCTCGGCGGTTCCGGCGGCCAGCACGCAGACGTTCGCTTCATTGAGCATTTCGGCTTGCGTGATAAAATGTCCGCGATCGACGTGAAGCTGCGTCACGTCGGCGTATTCCGGCGTACAGCCGACGAGCCGGCCATCGACTTTGCCGTGGGTTTTGCCTTCCCGTCCATAGCGGAATTGCCGGCGAATCTCGCGAATGCGAATGGCCCGCGTGACGGTCGGCAAATCGCTCAGCAATTCGTAGTCGTCGCGCGTCAGGCCATACGGCACCGGCCCGCTCGAGCCAGACGTTGTTTCCGGCGGCGGCTTGAGCGACCGCACGATGATGTTATCGGCTCCCAGGCCTTCAATCTGCTCGCGCGCCTTGATGCTGATTCCCTCGCCGATCGCCAACAGCCACACGACGCTCGCCACGCCGATAAAAATGCC is a window of Pirellulales bacterium DNA encoding:
- a CDS encoding ThuA domain-containing protein, with the protein product MNRIAIPFAILTVFSAARLFAAESDAVKPLKVLYITGGVYHDYEKLTPLLTDGMKKHANVEFDIKWGLDAIRDKKLGEGYDSIVYNICYGEDNDPPLIENFLRVTREGKPTVLVHCSMHCFRASDAWTECCGMRTRRHDPYRAFGTEKVTAEHPAIKQFPDDWKTPGDELYQTINLPETSTPLLRSTRLDENGKKSTVCWVHKYGKANVFGTTLGHDIKTCEQDDYHRLLAHGLLWSCGKLDENGKPKAGYAAAK
- a CDS encoding ABC transporter permease; translation: MFRLFKALKVGVKSLALHPLRSLLTVLGIFIGVASVVWLLAIGEGISIKAREQIEGLGADNIIVRSLKPPPETTSGSSGPVPYGLTRDDYELLSDLPTVTRAIRIREIRRQFRYGREGKTHGKVDGRLVGCTPEYADVTQLHVDRGHFITQAEMLNEANVCVLAAGTAERLFRFEDPIGKSIHVDEDYYRVVGVMKKRTASAGIGGSLAAQDFDNDVYIPITTLWKRIGDTVVTRRAGSMEGEIVQLSQVTLRINNVENVLETAKAVENTLRLKHKDDDYAVVVPLELLEQAKTTRLMFIVFMGIIAAISLVVGGIGIMNIMLATVTERTREIGIRRALGAKRRDITRQFLVETVLLSIVGGLTGILGGFTCRPLVNWGRSLLESAFPQAMQNLPEVVRDVAPVVVPWSIPLAFGISMAVGVVFGLYPAMRAAAMDPIEALRHE